From a region of the Colias croceus chromosome 14, ilColCroc2.1 genome:
- the LOC123697470 gene encoding uncharacterized protein LOC123697470 — translation MRCEWPELTKCCFCLPLRKGLLAWGYFKLIINLMLTGLMCTHLCEIIMYHRRVSIPGICVLISIILAFVVDAIFQIIFIVSAHKKNYKYIRCYFRYNLVVLGAVCICSLVYISYLLYALREYVFVIFFLPFAMPMLLFIIFYQFVHLYFLILSRSEFKKLKNNAKFEFVNQLEEARCTADIASATIA, via the exons atgaGGTGTGAGTGGCCAGAACTTactaaatgttgtttttgtttaccATTGCGAAAGGGTTTGCTAGCGTGGGGATATTTTAAGTTG ATTATAAACCTGATGTTGACTGGATTGATGTGCACACATCTATGCGAGATAATAATGTATCATCGCCGTGTGTCGATACCTGGCATTTGTGttctaatatctattattcTAGCATTTGTTGTAGACGCTATATTCCAAATCATATTTATCGTCAGCGCTCATAAG AAAAACTACAAATACATCCGATGTTACTTCAGATATAACCTAGTGGTTCTAGGTGCAGTGTGTATCTGTTCGTTAGTCTACATCAGCTATTTACTGTACGCGCTAAGAGAATATGTATTCGTCATTTTCTTCCTACCGTTTGCCATGCCTATGctactgtttataatattttatcaat TCGTCCACTTATACTTCCTGATATTATCAAGAAGTGAATTCAAGAAACTGAAGAATAATGCAAAATTCGAATTCGTAAATCAGTTGGAAGAAGCCAGATGTACTGCTGATATTGCTTCTGCGACGATCGCCTAA
- the LOC123697597 gene encoding uncharacterized protein LOC123697597, protein MFFKLTKCCFCFPLRPGLLTFGYIMAIISYVNLLHMIFRMNDIFQGTVRTDPMDYIILSLSFGVMAIQLLFTVILITALHKNSTELLEAYYECNICMFTTQTTVALFYIPLQVYRWRPREDLMYKLTVGMIIVAAVIITTQFYLISLIRSQLKIMKRNDVEDVIVHADTALAGPSDDRGDNK, encoded by the exons atgttttttaaattaacaaaatgttGCTTCTGTTTCCCTTTGCGGCCAGGATTACTTACATTTGGATATATTATGGCG ATCATAAGCTACGTCAATTTATTACACATGATCTTCCGCATGAACGACATATTCCAAGGGACTGTCAGAACCGATCCGATGGATTACATCATCCTCTCTTTGTCATTTGGAGTGATGGCGATACAACTTCTGTTCACCGTTATATTGATCACTGCTCTTCATAag aaCAGTACAGAGCTTTTGGAAGCCTACTACGAGTGcaatatttgtatgttcaCAACACAAACGACTGTAGCCCTCTTTTACATTCCTCTACAAGTATATAGATGGCGCCCCAGAGAGGATCTTATGTATAAACTCACTGTTGGCATGATAATTGTAGCTGCTGTTATTATAA CaacgcaattttatttaatttcgcTTATTCGAAGTcaactaaaaataatgaagAGAAATGATGTGGAAGATGTAATAGTACATGCCGATACAGCATTGGCCGGACCTTCTGATGATCGAGGagataataaatga